CCAGAGGGAAGGACCACGTAATAGTGGCCCACCACCCGAATAGTTTGTTGGACGCAAGGAAGAAACTGGGCTCAGCCACGTTTGTGCTCGCTGATTTTGGACGGTATCCCAAGGAAATTGCCAACATCGAGAAAGATATCATAGCTCCATACAAGCATGTTGTAAGGACCATTTCTTCTCGGTCGGCCTCCTTTGAGAAGCGCCCAATTCTAGCCTACTTTCAAGGAGCTATTTATCGGAAAGATGTAAGTTGCATTGCTTTGTTTTTAACTTACAGTTATATTTTTTAGGAACAACAAAATGTATCTCGGATTTTACCAATATAAGCCTATGTTtgttaacatttttttttcatgcatGTGTACCAACTATGCCAATTGAGGCTATGATTAGATTGCAAAATGGTTGAGTAATTATCAGAATATTGTAGAAAATGAAGGCCGAGTGATCTTTCTGTCATTGTCCATCTTTTTCCCTTCCACGGGGAGTTTGAGTTCCATTGGTCAAAGCATAGActaaaatggaaaaactatCTAAATTTCTAGTGATGTCTGAATTGCTAATTTTGACTTATGATCATGTAAATGTAACTTCAACATGTTTCTCCATGTtatttcttttgaattttcagGGGGGAGTAATCCGTCAAGAACTGTACTACCTCCTCAAAGACGAAAAAGATGTTCACTTTGCGTTCGGATCTGTAAAGGGGAATGGGGTCCACAAAGCGGGCCAGGGAATGGCGTCATCCAAGTTCTGCCTTAATATAGCAGGGGACACTCCTTCCTCGAATCGCCTCTTTGACGCAATTGTGAACCATTGCGTTCCTGTGATAATCAGTGACGAGATCGAACTCCCATTTGAGGATGTCTTAGACTACTCAGAGTTTTGTGTTTTTGTCCGGGCAGCGGATGCTGTGAAGAGAGGGTTCCTAGTGAAACTTCTCCGAGGAATTGGGAAGGACAAGTGGACGAGGATGTGGACAAGATTGAAACAAATAGTACAGCATTTTGAGTATCAGTACCCCTCGAAACCTGGGGATGCTGTGGATATGATATGGGAAGCAATTCATAGAAAGACATCGTCAATGCGAAATAAACTGCACAGGAATAAAAGGTACCGAAGATCAGAGCTCTTTGCAAAGggtaattgaattgaatattcCATAATGTGGAGCTTGAATCATTACGATTGTCAATAGGTGGGCAGCTAGGAAATTCGAGAAAGAGGCAAGTGATGATTATGACCCTTTTGTTTTCCGGTCTTGTTTCTTCTGTCAGTAGCAGACATTCCTGGAAGGATTCTTGTTAGATGCTCATACAAGGCGAAATCGATTGAtgaaattcattttcattGCTGCATCATGGGCGTTATCTTACTCTTTACATTTGAAGATGATAATCGTTTTACCTCGAGAGAGCACGATATAGCTGATTCAAGCAAATCAGCAATGCTTCTTCATATACTTTGACACACTAAGGACAActtatctcttcttttttttccttctctctgtGAGAAACAATCTCTTCTACTCTGCATCAGTTAGAAGCCACCTACAAGCCTTCCCCTCTCCTTGCCACTTCTGTCTATACTAACAGCAGCTCCCAGAGCTCACCCTCAGCTTGTCAGCTTCTTGTTGTGAATGGGGTCGGGTCCTCTTCGAACTCTCCTCTTGTTGGAGAGGTTAGGATCAATCATCACCGACGGCGTAGGAGCCAAACTCTGCCTCTTCAGGGGGGCTGGGACAGTAACAAGATCCGGTCTTGGAGCAAGATCCGTGCTTGTCATTCCCGAAACGTCAGCCggaaggaagaagaataagacTTCAAAACAGAACAGAACCACTGCAACCTTAAAAGCAGAAGAAACCATGTCTCTGTTGTCTTCTGTATCTCTAGAGGAGCAATAGTGAGGTAGCTCTGTTGTGTCTAAATAGTGTCTGCAACTCCCCTCGGCCGAGTCTCATTCTTGTAGAAGACAAACAAACCTACAGAGTTCAGCTTTTATGGGGATTGATCTTTGGAGAGTGAGAGGGCATAAATAAAGGTTTGAGGCTCAATCATAGGGTCCTGCCATTAAAGCAGAGTAAGGCTGATTCAGAAGACTCCTCCCATATTTGAATAAAAGAGAGAGCTCAAAGCCCCCATCACCTGGTACAAGACAAGTATCTTTTCCATTCTTCAGGGGCAAATCTGTCATTTAAACTCATAGTTCTAGGAGGCCCAAAGAAGGCATTTTACCCTGTTTTAGCAGAACTTGGAATTGAATTGGTACAAGAGAGGGAAAAGAATGAGCCATTAAAAGCAGAGATGTGCGTTTAAGGCAAagaaaagtgagaaaaagATAGAACCGTTTGCTTTACGCTATTCCAAACTACTTTAGAATCCCAATCTATTCCCTCCATACAACTGAAATTGGAATCCCCTCTCTTCCAATTTTACCGAATCTCTCCAAAACTCGTATGAATTATTCGTACTGATCCAACTAATACGAAGATATAGTTGTGGTTAAAGACTCCTCTTACATCCGAGAGTACGGGATACAGTGGGGCAGCTATCTCTTAGTTTGCAAAAATGTACAACTATAGAAGAGGAAAAATGAGAATTCTTCGTTGCCTTTCGGCTAGTCCTTCATTGATACAAGCTTGAAGATTACATTTGACATACAGAGGATCCATGGAAATGGACTGCTCATGTGGCGGCATATGCCTCACATTTGACCCGTGATTCAAGCATTTAAAAACTAATCGACACACACAGTAATCTGGTAGAACAAATTATTAAGCCGAATACCCAAGTTGCCCAGCAGCATGCACTTGCTGCATAGAGACTGACGATATGATATATGTACAAACATGGAGAAAATGAAAGATTGGTAAAAAGGTTTGAAGATGTTACATTAGAGGGCGTTTCCTCTTCTCTTGAAAAGCCACAGGACATGTTCTGCCTCATTCCCACTGATGGAAGCACA
Above is a window of Punica granatum isolate Tunisia-2019 chromosome 7, ASM765513v2, whole genome shotgun sequence DNA encoding:
- the LOC116213511 gene encoding probable arabinosyltransferase ARAD1, which codes for MMEKGVPPSRFLFYLVTVSLFLFIFFSSAFLLQFTASPFTPGEVLKHILINTTSHYLRPDASRDRIETPLSLQTYESLSVEREGEGNGDSDTSEVPVCDPNRAKLQVFMYDLPPEFHFGLLGWRRKSNRTWPSVDNPGDIPPYPGGLNLQHSIEYWLTLDLLSSTTPGIMRPCTVVRVKNSTEADVIFVPFFSSLSYNRYSKVQGKEKVSVDKMLQGKLVEFLRGRDEWRRTRGKDHVIVAHHPNSLLDARKKLGSATFVLADFGRYPKEIANIEKDIIAPYKHVVRTISSRSASFEKRPILAYFQGAIYRKDGGVIRQELYYLLKDEKDVHFAFGSVKGNGVHKAGQGMASSKFCLNIAGDTPSSNRLFDAIVNHCVPVIISDEIELPFEDVLDYSEFCVFVRAADAVKRGFLVKLLRGIGKDKWTRMWTRLKQIVQHFEYQYPSKPGDAVDMIWEAIHRKTSSMRNKLHRNKRYRRSELFAKGN